A single window of Gymnogyps californianus isolate 813 chromosome 16, ASM1813914v2, whole genome shotgun sequence DNA harbors:
- the LOC127023012 gene encoding macrophage migration inhibitory factor-like, with translation MPKFIVNTNISKDKVPESFTGELTQQLSKAMGKPAQYLAIQISPDQLMSFGGSTDPCAMCFLYSIGKIGEQENKVYSKMLCDLLNKQLKIPFDRIYVSFFDISAGNVGWNNTTFA, from the exons ATGCCTAAATTCATTGTTAACACAAATATAAGCAAGGATAAAGTTCCTGAGTCTTTCACGGGGGAGCTCACCCAGCAGTTATCAAAAGCAATGGGCAAACCAGCACAG TATCTAGCAATACAGATCTCTCCTGATCAGCTGATGTCCTTTGGTGGCTCCACAGACCCTTGTGCTATGTGCTTTCTCTACAGCATTGGCAAGATAGGGGAGCAGGAGAACAAGGTCTACTCCAAAATGCTTTGTGACCTGCTgaacaaacagctgaaaataccATTTGACAG AATCTATGTCAGCTTCTTCGACATCAGTGCTGGCAACGTAGGCTGGAACAACACTACCTTTGCTTGA
- the DDX51 gene encoding LOW QUALITY PROTEIN: ATP-dependent RNA helicase DDX51 (The sequence of the model RefSeq protein was modified relative to this genomic sequence to represent the inferred CDS: inserted 1 base in 1 codon): MALFCINRYGGEEEQEEEGAEAEDRARVLLERLRQQAKARQLKKQQEAQPEGGEGEPSRGAGPGGAGLSPGEGRRKXKGESEEQSCAQGQKKLKKKKQPRGPSEERADAEEAADGSTPSKQKKKENRRKSKVPQERTEADSEEDIKQQENRSNLKDKPSKRKKGDEESEGAETRKKENSERAEGNQSIKEELSLAASEEEANPSPSSLVVLGDYDRKPVQKVQPFLPQWLAQPKLVQKRIKDNLVPVRDVPGIHPRLLKKLQMNGIESFFPVQAEVIPAILQSASNGYLMGQGGYRPKDICVSAPTGSGKTLSFVIPIVQVLLDRVVCQVRALVVLPTKELAQQVSKVFNIYTDGTGLKVVLITGQKSFAKEQEMLVQKKVTGYCSLADIIVATPGRLTDHISQTPGFSLTQLRFLIVDEADRMIDDMHQNCLNQIIKAAFQVENDTGSNMLFQRTKPGPITAASSCYPQIPLQKLLFSATLTQDPEKLQQLDLFQPHLFTSVYSEKKTLGDGTETEQDTNKKYTLPEGLSQCYVPCDLNSKPLLLLHFMLTMKFTRVLCFTNSREASHRLFLLVRAFGGVTVAEFSSRLPPNERQRTMKEFEQGKIQLLISTDATARGIDIKGVNYVINYDAPQFIRTYIHRVGRTARAGKVGVAFSLVLRIQERRFLRMLKDAGIQDIKKHPVKGNSLKPLVQQYEEALCKLEKTVKNERAQKRA, encoded by the exons aTGGCGCTCTTCTGCATCAACAG GTAcggcggggaggaggagcaggaggaggagggggccgAGGCGGAGGACCGAGCTCGGGTCCTGCTGGAGCGGCTGCGCCAGCAGGCGAAGGCCCGgcagctgaagaagcagcaggaggcGCAGCCCGAGGGAGGGGAAGGCGAGCCGTCCAGAGGAGCCGGCCCAGGGGGCGCGGGGCTGAGCCccggggaaggaaggagaa ggaagggggagagtGAAGAGCAGTCCTGTGCGCAAGGACAGAAGaagctaaagaagaaaaaacagcctCGCGGCCCTTCTGAAGAAAGGGCGGATGCTGAGGAGGCAGCAGATGGCAGCACTCCATcgaagcagaagaagaaagaaaatagaagaaaatcgAAAGTGCCTCAAGAGAGGACTGAAGCAG ATTCTGAAGAAGACATcaaacaacaggaaaacagaagcaaccTTAAAGATAAGCCTTCTAAAAGGAAGAAGGGGGATGAGGAATCAGAGGGAgctgaaacaaggaagaaagagaacagTGAAAGAGCTGAAGGAAATCAAAGCATAAAGGAGGAGCTGTCCTTAGCAGCCTCAGAGGAAGAGGCAAATCCTTCACCCTCCAGTTTGGTGGTTCTTGGAGACTACGACAGAAAGCCGGTGCAGAAG GTTCAGCCCTTCTTACCTCAGTGGCTTGCTCAACCCAAACTAGTCCAAAAACGTATCAAAGATAATCTAGTTCCAGTCAGAGATGTCCCAGGAATTCATCCCCGGCTGTTGAAAAAGCTGCAAATGAATGGGATAGAGTCCTTTTTTCCAG TTCAGGCAGAGGTGATTCCTGCTATTCTACAGAGTGCATCCAATGGGTATTTGATGGGGCAGGGAGGATACCGCCCCAAAGACATCTGCGTCTCAGCACCTACTGGCAGTGGTAAAACCCTGTCTTTTGTCATACCCATAGTACAG GTTCTGCTAGATCGAGTAGTTTGCCAAGTACGAGCTCTGGTTGTTCTGCCCACCAAAGAACTGGCACAACAG GTGAGTAAAGTGTTCAACATTTACACTGATGGGACAGGTCTGAAAGTCGTTTTGATTACTGGCCAGAAGTCTTTTGCAAAGGAGCAGGAGATGCTTGTCCAGAAAAA AGTGACAGGCTACTGCAGCCTGGCTGATATTATTGTGGCTACACCAGGGCGGCTCACAGATCACATTAGCCAGACCCCGGGGTTCAGCCTGACGCAGCTTCGCTTCCTG ATTGTAGATGAAGCTGACCGTATGATCGATGACATGCACCAGAATTGTCTGAACCAAATCATCAAAGCTGCGTTCCAAGTAGAAAATGACACTGGCTCCAACATGCTTTTTCAGAGGACCAAGCCAGGGCCTATAACAGCAGCCAG CTCCTGCTATCCTCAGATACCCCTAcagaaactgctgttttcagccACGCTGACCCAGGACCCAGAgaaactgcagcagctggaCTTATTCCAGCCTCACCTCTTCACGTCTGTctattctgagaaaaaaacactCGGAGATGGAACAGAGACTGAACAAGATACTAATAAGAAATACACACTCCCCGAGGGACTATCG CAATGTTATGTGCCTTGTGACCTGAATTCCAAGCCTTTGCTCCTCTTGCATTTCATGCTGACAATGAAATTTACCCGCGTGCTGTGCTTTACCAACTCCAGGGAAGCTTCTCACAG ATTGTTCCTGCTGGTTCGAGCCTTTGGTGGAGTCACTGTGGCTGAATTTTCTTCTCGGTTACCTCCAAATGAGAGACAGAGAACCATGAAGGAAtttgaacaaggaaaaatacaacT GTTAATCAGCACAGATGCCACTGCACGAGGGATTGACATTAAAGGAGTGAATTATGTAATAAACTATGATGCGCCGCAGTTCATCAGGACTTACATTCACCG AGTTGGAAGAACGGCTCGTGCAGGAAAAGTGGGCGTCGCTTTCAGCTTGGTCCTCAGAATTCAG GAACGTAGGTTTCTGCGAATGTTGAAGGATGCCGGCATCCAAGACATAAAGAAGCACCCAGTGAAGGGCAACTCATTAAAGCCGTTGGTGCAGCAATACGAGGAAGCTCTGTGTAAGCTTGAGAAGACAGTCAAG AACGAGCGAGCACAGAAACGAGCCTGA
- the LOC127022777 gene encoding glutathione S-transferase theta-1-like: MGLELYLDLLSQPCRALYIFARSNNIPFEFKHVELMKGQHRTEEFQKVNVLMKVPALRDGSFTLAESIAILLYLARKFKTPDHWYPSDLQKRARVDEYLSWQHVNIRGKGSKLFLTKVLLPLLTGQPIPPEKLESVTEELNIVLKQFEEKFLQDKPFIAGSEISLADLVALVELMQPVGAGYDLFEERPKLAEWRRRVEEAVGKQLFQEAHEGILNAKNLTADKVAPELLEHFKHQLLKQASQN; this comes from the exons aTGGGGCTGGAGCTGTACCTGGACCTGCTCTCGCAGCCCTGCCGGGCGCTATACATCTTCGCCCGGAGCAACAACATCCCCTTCGAGTTCAAGCACGTGGAGCTGATGAAGg GGCAGCACAGGACGGAGGAGTTCCAGAAGGTTAACGTCCTGATGAAGGTGCCCGCACTAAGGGATGGTTCTTTCACCTTAGCAGAGAG CATTGCAATCCTCCTGTACCTGGCCCGGAAATTCAAGACTCCTGATCACTGGTACCCATCTGACCTGCAGAAAAGGGCTAGGGTTGATGAGTACCTGTCATGGCAGCACGTCAACATTCGTGGGAAGGGGAGCAAGCTGTTCTTAACTAAG gtgctgctgcctctcctcacAGGCCAGCCAATTCCTCCAGAGAAACTGGAAAGTGTTACTGAAGAGCTGAACATTGTCCTGAAGCAGTTTGAGGAGAAGTTCTTGCAGGACAAGCCCTTCATCGCAGGCAGCGAGATCTCCCTGGCAGACCTTGTAGCACTGGTGGAGCTCATGCAG cctgTAGGTGCTGGCTACGACCTGTTTGAGGAGAGGCCGAAGTTAGCAGAGTGGCGCAGGCGGGTGGAAGAAGCGGTGGGgaagcagctcttccaggaaGCCCACGAAGGGATCTTGAACGCCAAGAACTTGACCGCTGATAAGGTTGCACCTGAACTGCTGGAGCATTTCAAGCACCAGCTCCTAAAGCAGGCCAGCCAGAATTAG
- the LOC127022910 gene encoding macrophage migration inhibitory factor: protein MPIFTIQTNVCKDAVPDSLLGDLTQQLAKATGKPAQYIAVHIIPDQMMSFGGSTDPCALCSLYSIGKIGGQQNKTYTKLLCDLISKHLHVSADRVYINYFDMNAANVGWNGSTFA, encoded by the exons ATGCCCATCTTCACCATCCAGACCAATGTCTGCAAGGACGCCGTGCCCGACAGCTTGCTGGGTGACCTCACCCAGCAGCTGGCCAAGGCCACCGGCAAGCCCGCGCAG TACATCGCTGTGCACATCATACCTGATCAGATGATGTCCTTTGGCGGCTCCACCGATCCCTGCGCGCTCTGCAGCCTTTACAGCATCGGCAAAATAGGAGGGCAGCAGAACAAGACTTACACCAAGCTCCTGTGTGATCTGATCTCTAAGCACTTGCATGTATCTGCAGACAG GGTGTACATCAACTACTTTGACATGAACGCTGCCAATGTGGGCTGGAATGGCTCCACCTTTGCGTAG